One Bacillus sp. 1780r2a1 DNA segment encodes these proteins:
- a CDS encoding spore coat protein codes for MYPRPVKCMPPIVHPTKCCTQFNNQEVVVPHIHPSHNTLVNQTNFKHVHYFPQTQSVVNQQTSQQFFGGAQQFPTQVGGAMSPGMPNQVAGAQMPGMMPGMMPGQGNQVAGAMENGMMPGYPGAKRRF; via the coding sequence ATGTATCCAAGACCAGTAAAGTGCATGCCACCAATCGTGCATCCAACAAAATGTTGTACACAGTTTAACAATCAGGAGGTAGTTGTACCTCATATTCATCCAAGCCATAATACGCTAGTGAATCAAACGAACTTTAAACATGTACACTATTTTCCACAAACACAATCTGTTGTAAATCAACAAACAAGCCAACAGTTCTTTGGTGGGGCGCAACAATTTCCTACACAAGTAGGTGGGGCAATGTCTCCGGGAATGCCGAATCAAGTAGCTGGTGCTCAAATGCCAGGCATGATGCCAGGTATGATGCCAGGTCAAGGCAATCAAGTAGCGGGAGCAATGGAAAACGGCATGATGCCAGGATATCCAGGTGCAAA